The following coding sequences lie in one Candidatus Limnocylindrales bacterium genomic window:
- a CDS encoding acetoin utilization protein AcuC, with translation MNPYSFSRRQFLIKLGQTITALATGSFVSNFPVRAQETVGDGKTAFLYTDAYLQYDYGGQHPLKPYRLKLTYELIKAYGLLDLPETQLLTPEKALRQELERIHTPDYLDVLEDADKGIEKQAYHKYGLGTGDNPVFPGVYQWSLLTTGGSLQAARGVERKKVSTAFNIAGGLHHAMPDKASGFCYINDPAVAIAWLMDQGYRIAYIDIDVHHGDGVQAAFYDTDQVLTIDLHESGRFRFPGTGFETEIGEGKGKGYSVNLPFLARADDEIYLYGFSEIVPPLLKAYKPDFVVTQLGVDSFHDDPLATMLLTTNGFSRVVSQIKDLAPRWIALGGGGYNLSNVARAWTLAWAIMNGVQLPDELPASVLPLFEKVGYKEKTLRDPEIRTKPKDRDNILKALDKSIKYLKDTVFPILGAS, from the coding sequence ATGAACCCATATTCCTTTTCCCGAAGACAGTTCCTCATCAAACTCGGTCAGACCATAACGGCCCTTGCCACGGGTTCTTTTGTTTCAAATTTCCCAGTCCGGGCTCAGGAAACCGTAGGGGACGGGAAAACCGCCTTTCTCTATACCGATGCCTATCTCCAATACGATTATGGGGGACAGCATCCCTTAAAACCCTATCGACTCAAGCTGACCTATGAACTGATTAAGGCTTATGGCCTTCTCGACCTTCCTGAAACGCAACTTCTCACACCTGAAAAAGCACTCCGTCAAGAGTTAGAGCGGATTCATACGCCTGATTATTTGGATGTTCTGGAGGATGCCGATAAAGGAATTGAGAAACAGGCCTATCATAAGTATGGGTTGGGTACAGGAGATAATCCCGTCTTTCCAGGTGTTTACCAGTGGTCTTTATTAACCACAGGAGGCAGTTTACAGGCAGCCCGGGGGGTGGAAAGAAAAAAAGTAAGTACGGCTTTTAACATTGCCGGAGGACTCCACCACGCCATGCCAGATAAGGCTTCTGGATTTTGTTATATAAATGACCCGGCTGTTGCCATTGCCTGGCTTATGGATCAAGGGTATCGAATCGCCTATATTGATATCGATGTCCATCATGGGGATGGGGTTCAGGCGGCTTTTTATGATACGGATCAGGTTTTAACCATTGACCTTCACGAAAGTGGACGGTTTCGCTTTCCAGGAACCGGATTTGAAACGGAAATCGGAGAGGGTAAGGGTAAGGGATACTCGGTTAATCTTCCTTTTCTCGCCAGAGCCGATGATGAAATTTATCTATACGGTTTCTCTGAGATAGTCCCTCCCCTTCTAAAGGCATATAAGCCCGATTTTGTGGTGACCCAACTGGGAGTTGACAGTTTCCATGACGATCCTTTAGCAACCATGTTATTGACTACCAACGGATTTTCCAGGGTCGTCAGCCAGATTAAAGATCTGGCACCTCGATGGATTGCCCTTGGGGGTGGGGGATACAATCTCAGTAATGTAGCAAGGGCCTGGACCCTCGCCTGGGCCATCATGAACGGGGTTCAATTACCGGATGAATTGCCTGCCTCGGTACTTCCTTTGTTTGAAAAGGTTGGATATAAAGAGAAAACGCTGCGAGATCCCGAGATTCGAACAAAACCTAAAGACCGGGATAATATCTTGAAAGCATTGGATAAATCCATTAAATATTTGAAAGATACAGTGTTTCCCATCCTAGGAGCTTCCTGA
- a CDS encoding ABC transporter substrate-binding protein: MLKEKQEPESSNPYGLTRREWLKVTGRLGAAAIIGNFGKPLFSKAFAAEPIKIGHITPRTGFLGQIGAYAVMGVQLAVEEANARGGVLGRPIEVIYEDSVNPGTAVQKARKLIEKDKVVALVGEISSASTLAIGEVAQEAGIPFINTGANSDEIRGTKCHRYVFSTEGSNTMYVNTIGQWLIKNQKFSRWYFLTADYAFGHDLYRVSKKLLLEHGGTELGNDMIPTNTPDYSSYILKLKSVNPDLLFLNLAGVDQTTFLKQYKEFGAPFETAGGVMDTVQFWAAGPDAITGVWPSLWYHGIDVPAAKEFTARFMKKFEKPPDNQAWSDYVAMQIILQAIEKTGGTQSKDLVKFLESGVEFEIYKGRPGKFREWDHQLMQPLYVVKVKPKAQMKDPWDIFEVLEEIPGKNESLETIMMKKEEGCKLEPL; encoded by the coding sequence ATGTTAAAAGAGAAACAAGAACCTGAAAGTTCTAACCCTTACGGACTAACGCGACGGGAATGGTTAAAGGTTACAGGAAGGTTAGGGGCTGCCGCCATTATTGGAAATTTTGGAAAGCCTTTATTTTCTAAAGCCTTTGCTGCAGAACCCATCAAAATAGGACACATTACCCCTCGTACCGGATTTTTAGGTCAAATCGGGGCTTATGCCGTTATGGGAGTCCAACTGGCTGTTGAAGAGGCTAATGCCAGGGGGGGTGTTCTGGGCAGGCCTATCGAAGTGATTTATGAAGACTCCGTAAATCCAGGTACGGCGGTTCAAAAAGCGAGGAAGTTGATTGAAAAAGACAAAGTTGTTGCTCTGGTAGGAGAGATCAGCAGTGCTTCGACGCTGGCGATTGGTGAGGTTGCTCAAGAGGCAGGGATTCCCTTTATCAATACCGGGGCTAATTCAGATGAGATCCGGGGAACCAAATGCCATCGATATGTTTTCTCCACAGAAGGTAGCAACACCATGTATGTAAATACCATCGGGCAATGGCTGATTAAGAACCAGAAGTTTAGCAGGTGGTATTTTCTAACGGCCGATTATGCCTTTGGGCATGACCTCTATCGTGTGTCTAAAAAACTTCTTCTAGAACATGGAGGGACCGAACTGGGGAATGATATGATTCCTACGAATACCCCGGATTATAGCTCCTATATTCTCAAGTTAAAATCTGTGAATCCGGATCTTCTGTTTCTGAACCTGGCCGGAGTGGATCAAACTACTTTTCTGAAGCAATACAAAGAGTTCGGAGCGCCCTTTGAGACGGCCGGAGGGGTTATGGATACCGTCCAATTCTGGGCCGCAGGTCCTGATGCCATTACCGGGGTCTGGCCCTCTCTTTGGTATCATGGGATTGATGTACCTGCTGCTAAAGAATTTACTGCTCGATTCATGAAAAAGTTTGAGAAACCCCCTGATAATCAGGCCTGGTCCGATTATGTGGCCATGCAGATTATCCTGCAAGCCATAGAAAAAACGGGAGGAACCCAAAGTAAAGACCTGGTGAAATTCTTAGAAAGCGGCGTCGAATTTGAAATTTATAAAGGACGACCGGGTAAGTTTCGTGAGTGGGATCACCAACTCATGCAACCCCTGTATGTGGTTAAAGTCAAACCAAAGGCACAAATGAAAGACCCCTGGGACATTTTTGAAGTTCTCGAAGAGATCCCAGGTAAGAATGAATCCCTGGAAACCATCATGATGAAAAAAGAGGAAGGCTGTAAGCT
- a CDS encoding NYN domain-containing protein, protein MEKIFLAIFIDLENIPSRLNLEVLMNSLILSEQSNYNFVFAYKAAYGALNSISSELKTQLRDYNFSMQEKPHIGSKKNRADLFISIDAFETLYVNNPALDRYIFVTSDSDFTVIMDKLRKYGKEVWLVCRKDDEERQILAKSCDKMLFLEDFYQSDSGGFDEKTKREYLEDNDRKARELFKEVLTSIDLERLPYNISVINDRMKQLDKSFDIRYTSYKRFGELARYFEKKGIIKVDDQKLGFPTLIDIDLSKIEQEGLPAQHKRDYSYKDVFRNRNIIIGNNTRYQIIKNMIEKIDGKVTPSDLADLAEIPNRLFKSYIKIIFNLPFIRVSDSNTFSSPIELDVELYKKSNLEDEINKYLIRKLQSILDTKAIDTKELSKCLYGDVEHESYLNNLIMTMETRDAKIET, encoded by the coding sequence ATGGAAAAGATATTTTTGGCCATTTTTATAGATCTTGAAAACATTCCCAGCAGACTCAATTTAGAAGTTTTGATGAATTCCCTTATTTTGAGTGAACAATCTAATTATAATTTTGTTTTTGCTTACAAGGCAGCTTACGGGGCATTAAATTCGATTTCGTCGGAGTTAAAGACTCAATTAAGAGATTACAACTTTTCTATGCAGGAAAAACCGCATATCGGATCCAAAAAAAATAGGGCGGATTTATTTATCAGTATTGATGCCTTTGAAACCTTGTATGTCAACAATCCTGCATTGGATCGGTATATTTTTGTAACCAGCGACTCGGATTTTACCGTAATTATGGATAAACTCCGGAAATATGGAAAAGAAGTGTGGCTGGTATGTCGGAAAGATGATGAAGAGCGGCAGATCCTGGCGAAATCCTGTGATAAAATGCTCTTTTTAGAGGATTTTTATCAGAGTGATTCCGGTGGTTTTGATGAAAAAACGAAACGGGAGTACCTCGAGGATAATGATAGAAAAGCCCGGGAGTTATTTAAAGAGGTTCTGACCAGTATTGATTTAGAGAGACTCCCCTATAATATTTCGGTTATTAACGATAGGATGAAGCAGTTGGATAAGAGTTTCGATATCAGGTATACCAGTTATAAAAGATTTGGAGAGCTGGCCAGGTATTTTGAGAAAAAGGGTATTATCAAGGTAGATGATCAAAAATTAGGATTTCCCACTCTTATCGATATCGATTTATCTAAAATAGAACAGGAAGGTTTACCTGCCCAACATAAGAGGGATTATAGCTATAAGGATGTATTTAGAAACAGGAACATCATTATAGGGAATAACACGAGATATCAAATCATTAAAAATATGATCGAGAAAATAGATGGCAAAGTTACCCCATCAGATTTAGCAGATCTTGCTGAAATTCCTAATAGACTGTTTAAATCCTATATTAAGATAATCTTTAATTTACCCTTTATAAGGGTTTCAGATTCTAATACCTTTTCAAGTCCTATAGAGTTGGATGTGGAATTGTATAAAAAGTCAAATCTTGAAGATGAGATTAACAAATATTTAATAAGAAAATTGCAAAGTATCCTGGATACAAAGGCTATTGATACCAAAGAATTATCCAAGTGTCTGTATGGGGATGTAGAGCATGAAAGTTATCTCAATAATCTGATCATGACCATGGAAACCCGAGACGCGAAGATCGAAACTTAG